GAAAACATGCGCAAGCAGGCCAAGAAGTTCGGTGCTGAAGTCGGGATGGGTCACCTCGTCAGCGCAGACCTCTCCAAGTCGCCGATCGTCCTCAACTTCGGCAACAAGATCGTCCACACCCGCACGCTCATCGTCGCGTCCGGCGCCAGCGCGCGCTGGCTCGGCCTGCCCAGCGAACAGGCCCTCATCGGCCACGGCGTCTCTTCCTGCGCCACCTGCGACGGCTTCTTCTTCTCCGGCAAAGAGATCTGCGTCATCGGCGGCGGAGACTCCGCCATGGAAGAAGCAATGTTCCTCACGCGCTTCGCGACCAAGGTTTACCTGATCCACCGCTCGGCACAATTCCGCGCCAGCAAGATCATGCTGGCCCGCGCCATGGCGCACCCGCAGATTGAGTTCCTCACGAGCACTGTCGTCGAAGAAGTCCTCGGCGTCGAAGAGAAAGAAGTCAAGGGCATCCGCGTCCGCCACACCGTGACCGGCGACGTGAAGGACATCCCGCTCTCCGGCTTCTTCCTCGGCATCGGCCACATTCCCAACGCGAAGTTCTTCTCCGGCCAGATGGATCTCGACGAGGACGGCTACATCAGGAGCAAGGACAACGTCTTCACCACGCACAACGGCCACGTCATCCCCGGCGTCTTCTGCGCGGGTGACGTTCAGGACCGCCGCTACCGGCAGGCCATCACCGCCGCCGGTTCAGGCTGCATGGCTGCTCTGGAAGTAGAAAAGTACCTCGAGGAGCACGGCCGCTAATCACGGTCCGAACTCCTCGACTCCGTGTGCCCCGTTCATCAAGCCGGTGCAATCGCAGCGATGGTACGTCACATCCTGGCGCAACAACTCGCCGAGTCCGTAGCGCAAGGTTGTCCCTGCAAGGTATTGCCCGTACCTGGATGCATATCGCTTCGCGTAGCCGTCTGCACCTTCGCCCCACTCAGGTATGGCACCGTGCTCAGGATGGTTTCCCGGTCCAACAAATCCGTCAGGAGGATATGGAACCTTCAACGTGCGGCTTTGGTCGACACCTGCCTGAAGCGCGGGTACGAGGAATGCTGCCGGTCCAATCAAGTCGTAAAGGAAGAGCTTCTCGCGCACCTTCATGGGGCGGTAATTCGGATTGGGCGCAGGAGACGGGACTGATGATGACTGAGATGTAGCACCAGGACGCTCGTTCTGAGATGTCGATACCGGAATGGGCGAATCGGGAAGCTCTGGATTGGCGATCTCTGCCACGGCAGATGAGGACACAGCCTGGGCCACAAGTTGCATCCTCGATCCGCCAAGGAGACAGAGGAGCACCAGAGCTGCAAGATGGAACTTGGAGCGAATCAATGCGGGGATATTCTTCATTTGAGGGAAACTTCCTTCTGAACAATCAGTTGTTTGGGCTTAGGACCAGCAGACCGCCTACAGCGCGGAGTGTTCTTCGGCGACCGGGGCAGACAGTCCCGGCTGATCGTTCAGCCAGTAGTAGGTGAAGTAAGAGATGGAAACGACCGTGATTGGAATCACGAGCCTCACCCCTTGGCCGAAACCCTGAACGGCGAAATGGCACCATGCCGCTCCGACGAAGTCGAAGACGAAACCTGCATAAGCCCATTCTTTGAGGCTTGGATATTTCGGTACCAAGAGGGTGATAGCGCCGGCTATTTTCAGAATTCCGATCAGGCTCATGATGTAAAGGGGAAAGCCTATTTCACGGAATTTCGTATCCATAATCTGCGTGTGCAGCAGATACGAGGTCCCGGTGAAAAGGAACACGCAGCAAAACAAGCCTGTGCTTGCCCAATACGTGATCTTCAAAGTCTTCAGAGTTTTCACTGGTTGCTCCTGAGCACTGTTTCTATGTGGGGGAGGATCATATGGGTCCGGTATTCCGATCGGCGGGGAGCTAACGTGTTGCCTTCGCTTCCGCGTACAGAGCCGACACAAACCGATCGGCACTATTGCCTAAGCCAGCGGGCAAGGGATCTGTCCCACCCGGAACCTTGGCGTCATATGGAGCGGTGAGCTTCGCAGCAATCACCTGTTGAAGCGAACTTCCGCTCGCCACCATCGTCTGAACCTTGGCTCGAATGTCGAGGATCATGTCGCGATAGGCTTTGACATCTGTGAGTGTGGGCAACGACCCATGCCCAGGCACGAGCTTCGTATTTGCATCAGCGGTACTCAGCAACAGATCGATGGCTTCGAGCGTTCCCTTGAATGAGGCACCGCGAGTCGCGTCGACAAACGGATAGCCGTAGTTGCGGTAAAAGTCGCCGATCATGATGACATTGGCCGTCTCGAAGCGGATCATCGTGTCGCCGTTGGTGTGGCCTGATGGAAGGGGGATGAGGTCTACCGTTTCACCATCGAGGTGAATCTTCAACGGCGAATTGCTTCCGTAGGTCACGATGGGAAGGCGCTCGGGATCTTTCCAAGAAGCAGCATCCCCAATCGCTGCCAGAACTGCCGGAGGAGGTGGCGTGATGAGAGCCTGTCTCACTTCTTCACGGGCGAAGATGAGAGCACCCATCTTTGCAAAATTGGGATTCCCGCCAGTATGGTCAGGATGATAGTGGGTGTCGATCAGAAACCGGATCGGACCGGGATTGATCTCTTTGATTGCGGCAGCAAGCTTGCCGGAAAGAGGCGCGTAGGTCGCATCGACCATCAACACTCCCTCAGGTCCCGCCAGGATACCGACGACCACCCGCTGCCTCGGGATGGCCAGCGTCTGCACCGGGCGAGCCGGTAAGGATGTAGACATTCGGCGCGAGCTGCTGGGGAATGAACTGGACTTCGGCGTAGCTAATTCCAGCTCCCTGCGCGACGGCCAGCGCAGTAATCATTACTGCAGCAAAGGCAAAGAACACGTTCCTCAAAATAGTTTTCATGCTGTATTGGCTCCTTCGATCGAGCGCTGGAGCGCAATCGATCTGGACTTGATTACAGCTCCCTTTGAAGACCTGCTTCGTAAGCTTGTGTGAAGTTAGGTAAAGCAAGAGAGCTCTCAAGGTTTACTGCTGTTGCACTTTGAAGTTCGTCACAAATACGTCCGTATTATGTGCAAAACGAAGGCCATAAGAACCGTCGAATGACTTGAGCCTCTTGGGTCCAGTCAGTGTGGCTTTGTCGTATGTGCCGACCGCAGTTCCATTGATCGAACAAGTGATTTTGTCGTCCTTGACCGAGAGTGCGATGTCTTGCGTTACAGGCTGGCCTTTGTCGGAAGCTTTATGGATGGCTTGATTTTTCTCTCCAAAGAGACCGTTTAGTCGGAACGGTGCTGGCCCAAACCCACGCGCTATGAATCTCCCATCTCCATACGCGCCACAGTAGAACGCGGTCTGGGATGAAGTCCCCATATCGTTCCCGCCGATGAAGACCCCGTAAGGATGGGGATGAGAATTGAGATTCATGAACCTGGGTTCATTGAAGGTCGCTGTCACCGTGTAATTTCCTGTGACGATCGAACCAGTCTTCCAGTAACTAACAGCTGGCCCAGTCGTGATGTGAAATGCACCGGTTTCCTCTGCAAGCCTTGCATCGGAAATTGACATGCCAGCTTTCTGCTCAGCGGCATCGACCTTCCCGCTCCAGCCGGAGATCTTGATTCCACCATCCGTAACCGCGCGTGAACCCTCCGCGGGTGGGCTTCCCGGCAAACCTACGAGACGCTTGCGTATGGATGTGCAGCCCGTAAAAAGAGCGATGACCATCATCGAGACAACGACCGGTTGGAACCTAATCTTGCGCATTGCTACCTCTCTCAACGTCGGTAGATACGGTACGCAAGTCGAAACAGCCGCGACCGATAGCTGGCGAAAAGTGAGTCGACGCCAACGCCCGGCACTCCACGTTCCCGAAATAATTTCGCTGCGCTTGTCAGAATCAACTCTCGGTTCTCGGCGGCTTTCTTCTTGGAAATCTTCATTACGGACCTCATCCTTTTTGGTATCGGTCGCTACTATTATGCAATGATAGCTTGCGCCATGATTAGTTTGCTACCGCAGTCTTTACAAAACTTTACAAACGCTTACAAGTCGCCGATTGCCAAGCTCTTACAACAAATGAACCGCGCAGTAGCTGCTACGCGGGCCAGGACCGTCGATTCCGAACTCGGATCGATCCTGCGTTTCAAACGCGACTCGAAGCGTACCGAGTCCGAGATCGTGTGGACTACGTGTAAGCCTGAATCCTTCCACAGCTCAGAGGCTGAACGTGTGCCAGCGTGTCGTGAGGGCAGAACGGAGGGATGAATCTGCGAGCTGTCTTAACCCAGATCGGATTACCGATGAAGAGGAATTGAGAGTGACCGAGTCCGTTCCAATCGAGCTAAAAGAGCAGCCATCATCCTCGCGGAAGAGTTGGACTATGCGAGAGCAGCGGAACGACTAAATGGACTAGAACGAGGATTGACAGGAGTGACTATGGGCGATTCAAAGGTTAGTACTGGCGAACTCATTCATGTCCACGTCTGCATTCATTGCGGGTCAATATTCAGACGGGAGGCCTTCGAAGGGAGAGCTCTTACGTCCGGTTTGTTTACTTGTCCAAAGTGCGGCGACGAAGGGCCGCTTAACGTCGAGATTAGAAATACTGACGAACTCTCGGCCTAGCAGATTTCACGATGCAGTAAGCGGTAGCCGAGGTTGCGACTTGAGCCCAAGACTGTCTATCTTTCGTGACGTGGCTCTCACAAACTCTTTCACTAGACGTGATTTTGTATCAGAGCGAACTGCGAGATTGGTCACCAGTCGCAGCTGCGGTTCCGACAACGGTCTCATTGTGATGCCGTCTCGAGAGATACGCCAAGCCGCACTTCGCGGCAGAAACGCTAACGCTTGGTGTTCCAAAATTAGCTCAGATACTTCTTCAGGACTCATTACGTGGAAGATGTCCTTCGGCCGCACGTTCTTGCCTGAACCAACGAGTAGGATCATGTCGTACAGGTAGGCGTTCGCATAGCGACTGAGCAAAATCCAGTTCCGCCCTTGCATCTGTTCCAGCACAATCTCTCGATACTGTCTAAGCGGGTCGTCCATTGCCATCGCGATGTAAAACGGATTGTCCGCGATACGGAGCAGGCTCAGCTTTGGCGTCTCGGGAATCCCGGTTGTCATAGCGGCATCAAGATCGCCTGATATCACCTGGCGCGCGAGTTCGTTTGAATAGTTGCTCCATTGTTTGACCCTCATACCTGGAAATAGAGGCAGGCGGATTGACAACAGTGCGGAAACAAGAAAAGGTTCGGTATACGCTGACTTTCCAAGATTGAAGATCTCATCAGCACCATTGAAGACGGCGGTCGCTGCTGTCACAGCTCGTTCCGTATGCATGACCGCCTCGCGTGCCTCTTCGACAAAGGCGCGCCCTGCATCGGTCAATGTGACGGTCTGGTGATTTCGGTCGAAGAGTCGGAATCCTAACTGGCTCTCTAACTCGTAAATCTGCTTGCTCAGGGTGGACTGACCAATATGCAGCCGGTCGGCGGCACGTGAAAAGTTGAGGTCTTTCGCAACTGCGATGGCAGCTTGCAATAAGCGAATTTCCGGAAGGGCCATGACCATCCTCCAAACTCAGCAATGGGAGACGGCGTGCAGACTGACAGCAGTCAATCGTCAATTTCAACCTAAATTTTAGTCCTTTCCTCTTTGCTTCGCTATCGCCCTTCCGCGCTCGTTATTCCTGCATGGAATAACGCTATCCCTGAATTTCATTGGACGTAAAGCTACATTTGTCACGATCATTGGCTCAATTCAGAGGTCAACCGGGAAGCCCACGGGCTCGTTAGGTATCGGAGTGGACTTCGACGCACGGTTTGGAGTATCCCCATGGCACAGACGCACTACCTTCTTGATGCACACGAAGCTGCACAAATCCTTCGGATGGACAGGCGAACGCTGGTTCGCTGGGCACGTCTCGGTCAAGTCCCGGCCCATCCAATGGGAGAGGGCAAGCGAAAGCTCTGGCGTTTTGTAAACATGAGTTGTTGCAGTGGGTGGAAGCTCGCGCAATCAGCTCGGAACGGCGACCACCAACGAGTACCATAGAGACAGCCATCAACGCTCATGCTAGGAGAACAGCATGAGCCGCTTTCAACAAGGAAGTCTCTTGAAACAAAAGCGCAAAAGCGGACCGGACGTATGGGTGTTTCGCTGGTATGACGAGACCAGTGGGAAGCGCACGTACAAGAAACGCAACCTCGGCACAGTGAAGGATCTTCCTTCACGCCGGGATGCGGAGCAGGCCGTGGCCGACTTTCGCGCAAACATCAACGTCGAGGTCAGGGTTCCGATTACGGTCTCTGAACTCATAGCCCACTACCGCAAACACGAGTTGACTGAGGACAAGAAAGCATTCGCCACGATTGCATCGACCTCGATCTATCTGACCAATCACATCGCTCCGAAGTGGGGTGAGAAGTGGTTATCGGATGTCCGAACCGTGGAAGTTGAAGAGTGGCTGCACTCTCTGCCATACGCTCCAGCGACAAAAAGCAAAATCCGGAACATCATGTCCGCAGTGTTCAACCATGCCATCCGGTATGAGTGGACGCATCGCAACCCCATCACCAAGGTCCGGGCCTCGTCAAAGCGCCTGCGCGAACCGGATGTTCTGACACCTGGCGAATTTTCGGCCCTGGTGGAAGAACTGCCGCTGCGTGTAAAAGCGATGGTGATCCTGGCTGGTAGTACGGGGTTGCGGAGGTCGGAACTGGTTGCCCTGACATGGCGAGATGTCGATCCGCTGCTGATGCAGATCAACGTCCTTCGTTCATGTGTGCGGGGTCGCTTCGGAGATACGAAAACCGAGGCTAGCCGCAAACCCGTTCCACTGCACACGTCGGTCATTGAGTGCCTCGATGTCTGGAGGAAGGAATCCCGCTACAACGGCGAGGACGATTTTCTCTTTCCATCGGTTCGAAATGAGGGAAGAACTCCGGTCACTCCTGACATGATTCTGAAGAAGATCATTCGCCCCGCACTCGTCCGGGCGAAGATCACTGGGAAACGAATCGGATGGCATAGCTTCCGTCACTCTCTGGCGACGAACCTAAGAGCGGCTGGAGCGGACCTGAAGACAGCCCAGGAGCTCCTGCGTCACGCGAACTCGCGGATCACCCTCGATATCTACACGCGGGCGATCTCTGCGAACAAACGTGAGGCTAACAACAAAGTCATGGAGATGGTGATTGAGGCCAGCAAGACCAGGCTTTCAGCACCCTCGCCAGCACCCTCGCGACGGGAGCCTCACCTATTAGAAGGCAGAAAAAAAGGTGCCGGAGACTCTCAGCACCCTTCAGCACCCTCGCGGGCTACTACTGATCTTGTCACTGTGCCATAAACCTTTTATTTTCTTTGGTTTATGGCGGGGACGACGGGACTCGAACCCGCGACCTCTGCCGTGACAGGGCAGCGCTCTAACCAACTGAGCTACGTCCCCACGAGTCTTTTCAGACACTTGGAATATGTCACATAGAATCAGAGAGTTCGCAGCTTTCGCTATTTTCGCTCTGTTCTACCAGTTCGTTGCTGTGGACTCAATTTTGGGCTTCTATAGACACCAAACAGACACCAAGAAGACACCAAAACCACCACTGCAACTACAAAATTAAGTCTACCAGATGAATGCCGTTTTTGGTGTCGATGTCGCCCTCTCACCGGAGGAAAATTGCCTCCTGAGAGTCACTGCGCCTTACCGCGACCGAAGGGTGCCGCTTCCCACATTCATTCCGATTGCCCGCTTTGCAGGTTGGCGAGCAGCGCTTTCAGCCCTTCCCTGCGGGCAACTCAAAGCCGGAGAGTTGTTCCACCTGGCGCAGAAATACGGAAGGCTTCATTTGAAGTGAACCGCAGATGTCGAAGATGCTCCGCAGAGAGGGGTTGGTCTTCCCCAACTCGATGAGACTGATGAAGGCCCTCTCATAGCCGGATTTAGCGGCAAGAGCCTCCTGGCTCATCTTCTGCCGTAACCGATGCTTCCGCAGCAATTGACCGAATGCTACGGACGGATCAAGTTTCGTTTTGTGAACTACAGAAGACGCCACAACTCACTGTGGCACCGCAAGTATATTACGCGCTGCTTATAATACTTGCGGAGTGGGCCGGGGCTCTCCCCAGATGGTCCCTCACGCTCGTGCGCACGGTATCGAGGTCGTGCCTATTGGTGGATCAAACGCGAAGGATGAGGCAAGGAATGAGTAGCTATTCTGAGACGGTGATACTAATCTGCATGTGGTTTCCCCGGAACATTTCGAGCCAATCTCGGCAAATAGAATGTCGGGAGGGAAAACGTGGAATTGGGGCAGCACCCTTGAAGGGAGGGTCCGCTGAATGCAGGTGAGGATGATTATCTTTCCCGGCGAAGACGGTCTCGATGTCGTGATTTGGGGAAAATGGCGCCAGGGATCAATGCGTGCCCGTCATTTTGACAACCGGACTTCCATGCTGGCTACCCTGGAAAACCTCCGGTTGCTCAGCCCCCAAGAATCTCGCGATCTGGAGAGTTTCGTCTTCACAGACTACTGCCCGATCTACTCTGCTGAAATTGATGAAGAGGTTCTTGCGGCCCACGGGTTTCGTTCGGCTGAGAATCTGGGGGGAACTCCTGACTGATCCCTCATACGTTCAAGAGCGTAAATCACCTAACGACGCATTTTGAATTGGTCCGCTAGTGATCCGGAACGATCACGATCTGAACGGGCCGTGTAGCACACTAACCTTACGACAGGCACTCAAAAAAAAACGCCCTTCGTCCGTCACCTCGATGTGATCTTGGTTAGGACGAAATATGTGGAAGCACAACTGTGTCTCCAACTCCGCGATCTGTATTTTCAATTCGGAGGGCGTAACATTTAGCCGTTGCGCTGCGCCGGCATAGCTTAATTCGTCGGCGAGCATGATCGCAGCCCACTTCAATTTGACGTCGATAAATTCAGACACACTCAACCTCCTCGTCCGAAAACTCTGGACCGGATAAATCCGAACCTGTGCCTTCGCACCCCATCAGTCCTCAGCATTGGCTGTTGCGAATCAACTCCGTAGTCGAGCGTGAAGCATGTGCTGGCAATTGGTCGCTAAACTGCTCGATCGC
This genomic stretch from Terriglobus saanensis SP1PR4 harbors:
- a CDS encoding LysR family transcriptional regulator; translation: MSEFIDVKLKWAAIMLADELSYAGAAQRLNVTPSELKIQIAELETQLCFHIFRPNQDHIEVTDEGRFFLSACRKVSVLHGPFRS
- a CDS encoding helix-turn-helix domain-containing protein, which codes for MAQTHYLLDAHEAAQILRMDRRTLVRWARLGQVPAHPMGEGKRKLWRFVNMSCCSGWKLAQSARNGDHQRVP
- a CDS encoding MBL fold metallo-hydrolase; this encodes MSTSLPARPVQTLAIPRQRVVVGILAGPEGVLMVDATYAPLSGKLAAAIKEINPGPIRFLIDTHYHPDHTGGNPNFAKMGALIFAREEVRQALITPPPPAVLAAIGDAASWKDPERLPIVTYGSNSPLKIHLDGETVDLIPLPSGHTNGDTMIRFETANVIMIGDFYRNYGYPFVDATRGASFKGTLEAIDLLLSTADANTKLVPGHGSLPTLTDVKAYRDMILDIRAKVQTMVASGSSLQQVIAAKLTAPYDAKVPGGTDPLPAGLGNSADRFVSALYAEAKATR
- a CDS encoding DoxX family protein; its protein translation is MKTLKTLKITYWASTGLFCCVFLFTGTSYLLHTQIMDTKFREIGFPLYIMSLIGILKIAGAITLLVPKYPSLKEWAYAGFVFDFVGAAWCHFAVQGFGQGVRLVIPITVVSISYFTYYWLNDQPGLSAPVAEEHSAL
- a CDS encoding tyrosine-type recombinase/integrase — protein: MSRFQQGSLLKQKRKSGPDVWVFRWYDETSGKRTYKKRNLGTVKDLPSRRDAEQAVADFRANINVEVRVPITVSELIAHYRKHELTEDKKAFATIASTSIYLTNHIAPKWGEKWLSDVRTVEVEEWLHSLPYAPATKSKIRNIMSAVFNHAIRYEWTHRNPITKVRASSKRLREPDVLTPGEFSALVEELPLRVKAMVILAGSTGLRRSELVALTWRDVDPLLMQINVLRSCVRGRFGDTKTEASRKPVPLHTSVIECLDVWRKESRYNGEDDFLFPSVRNEGRTPVTPDMILKKIIRPALVRAKITGKRIGWHSFRHSLATNLRAAGADLKTAQELLRHANSRITLDIYTRAISANKREANNKVMEMVIEASKTRLSAPSPAPSRREPHLLEGRKKGAGDSQHPSAPSRATTDLVTVP
- the trxB gene encoding thioredoxin-disulfide reductase, with translation MSNTVITETTTRDTVILGSGCGGLTAAIYTGRANLKPLVIEGHEPGGQLSITTLVENFPGWPEGVQGPELVENMRKQAKKFGAEVGMGHLVSADLSKSPIVLNFGNKIVHTRTLIVASGASARWLGLPSEQALIGHGVSSCATCDGFFFSGKEICVIGGGDSAMEEAMFLTRFATKVYLIHRSAQFRASKIMLARAMAHPQIEFLTSTVVEEVLGVEEKEVKGIRVRHTVTGDVKDIPLSGFFLGIGHIPNAKFFSGQMDLDEDGYIRSKDNVFTTHNGHVIPGVFCAGDVQDRRYRQAITAAGSGCMAALEVEKYLEEHGR
- a CDS encoding LysR family transcriptional regulator, with translation MALPEIRLLQAAIAVAKDLNFSRAADRLHIGQSTLSKQIYELESQLGFRLFDRNHQTVTLTDAGRAFVEEAREAVMHTERAVTAATAVFNGADEIFNLGKSAYTEPFLVSALLSIRLPLFPGMRVKQWSNYSNELARQVISGDLDAAMTTGIPETPKLSLLRIADNPFYIAMAMDDPLRQYREIVLEQMQGRNWILLSRYANAYLYDMILLVGSGKNVRPKDIFHVMSPEEVSELILEHQALAFLPRSAAWRISRDGITMRPLSEPQLRLVTNLAVRSDTKSRLVKEFVRATSRKIDSLGLKSQPRLPLTAS
- a CDS encoding helix-turn-helix domain-containing protein, whose amino-acid sequence is MASSVVHKTKLDPSVAFGQLLRKHRLRQKMSQEALAAKSGYERAFISLIELGKTNPSLRSIFDICGSLQMKPSVFLRQVEQLSGFELPAGKG